The Bacillus sp. (in: firmicutes) genome has a window encoding:
- a CDS encoding GntP family permease: MEGWGLLFVILLGVLFIIYATAKLKLHPFLSLLVSAFGVGILAGLPLADVVNAINSGFGGLMGGIGLVIIFGTIIGVFLEKTGAALRMAEVVLRLVGEKRPQLAMSLIGGIVSIPVFCDSGYVILSSLKKALAKHAKVTVASMAIALSTGLFATHTLVPPTPGPIAAAGNIGAESYLGTIILIGLIVAIPAIMAGYFWAIKVGTKIHVKGEEELKYNYEDVVKEFGKLPSTWKSFAPIIVPVLLIALGSIVQFAGWTGDGANVLLFLGSPVVALFIGVLFAFLLVSTLNEETLTNWIGIGIKEAAPILLITGAGGAFGSVIKSTSVSSFIEGFASSDIATGSFFVLIPFLIAAALKTAQGSSTAALIITSSLVAPLLGEIGITSPTALALVVMSVGAGAMVVSHVNDSYFWVVKEFSGMSVTDAYKAQTAATLIQGIVAMIVTMILWVIFV; this comes from the coding sequence ATGGAAGGTTGGGGCTTACTATTCGTCATTTTGTTAGGTGTGTTGTTTATTATTTATGCTACAGCTAAATTAAAGCTTCATCCATTTTTATCTTTATTGGTTTCTGCTTTTGGAGTTGGTATTTTAGCTGGATTGCCATTAGCTGATGTTGTGAATGCGATCAATTCTGGCTTTGGTGGTTTAATGGGAGGAATTGGCCTTGTCATTATCTTTGGTACAATTATTGGGGTTTTTTTAGAAAAAACAGGAGCTGCCTTAAGAATGGCAGAGGTAGTCTTACGTTTGGTTGGTGAAAAACGTCCGCAATTGGCGATGAGTTTGATTGGAGGTATTGTCAGCATACCCGTTTTTTGTGACTCTGGTTATGTCATTTTGTCATCATTAAAGAAAGCGCTCGCTAAACATGCGAAAGTAACCGTAGCTTCCATGGCGATTGCACTTTCAACGGGGTTATTTGCTACACATACTTTGGTTCCTCCAACTCCTGGTCCAATTGCAGCTGCAGGTAATATTGGGGCTGAGAGCTATTTAGGAACAATTATTTTGATCGGTCTTATTGTGGCCATTCCTGCCATCATGGCGGGATACTTTTGGGCAATAAAGGTGGGAACAAAGATTCATGTCAAAGGTGAAGAGGAGTTAAAATATAATTATGAGGACGTTGTAAAAGAGTTTGGGAAACTTCCTTCGACATGGAAGTCTTTTGCTCCTATTATTGTTCCTGTTCTACTAATTGCTCTCGGTTCAATTGTTCAATTTGCTGGTTGGACGGGAGATGGAGCGAATGTCCTTCTCTTTCTCGGATCTCCAGTCGTCGCTTTATTTATAGGTGTATTATTTGCTTTCTTATTAGTTTCTACATTGAATGAAGAGACATTGACGAATTGGATTGGGATCGGAATTAAAGAAGCTGCACCTATATTGCTGATTACTGGAGCAGGGGGAGCATTTGGTTCCGTGATTAAATCAACGTCAGTTTCATCATTTATTGAAGGATTCGCTAGTAGTGACATAGCAACTGGTTCATTTTTTGTTCTGATACCATTTTTGATTGCAGCCGCATTAAAAACGGCACAAGGTTCTTCTACTGCTGCCCTTATTATCACTTCTTCACTCGTCGCTCCATTACTCGGCGAAATAGGCATTACATCACCAACAGCTTTAGCGCTTGTTGTGATGTCTGTTGGTGCAGGAGCGATGGTCGTTTCTCACGTGAACGATAGCTA
- a CDS encoding glycerate kinase, whose product MNIVIAPDSFKGSLSSLEAATMMQKACLHVFPEADVILKPMADGGEGTLDTLLFATKGNRRLVACTGPRGESIHAPIGELLTQQTAIIEVATVAGLTQIPIDERDPYKTTTYGIGELIRFAVDNGWKKIIVCLGGSGTNDGGLGMLQALGVKFFDQTGTEIGTYGADLLNVHDVDVSGLHPQLSNVNLVVACDVDNPLCGPNGASAVYGPQKGATTEQIEALDEALHRYATLLEDALGVQAQHLPGAGAAGGLGFALMMLGANMQSGAQLVGEHIGLEQAIQTADLVITGEGKSDKQTFYGKAPGYVAMLAQTYKVPTILISGSLDDSITDLHSLFAGCFSIVKKPMSLVECIVNADNLLYEQTINVMHFWKSMINR is encoded by the coding sequence ATGAACATTGTGATTGCTCCAGACTCATTTAAAGGAAGTTTATCCTCATTAGAAGCCGCAACGATGATGCAAAAAGCGTGTCTTCATGTTTTTCCAGAAGCCGATGTCATTTTAAAACCAATGGCTGACGGTGGGGAGGGGACGCTTGATACCTTGTTATTTGCAACTAAGGGGAACCGACGACTCGTAGCTTGTACCGGCCCAAGAGGAGAATCCATTCATGCACCGATAGGGGAATTACTAACACAACAAACAGCGATTATTGAAGTGGCTACAGTAGCTGGCCTTACGCAAATTCCAATAGACGAAAGAGACCCTTACAAGACAACGACATATGGGATTGGAGAATTAATTCGCTTTGCGGTAGACAACGGATGGAAAAAGATCATTGTGTGCTTAGGAGGAAGTGGGACGAACGACGGTGGATTAGGGATGCTGCAAGCACTTGGCGTAAAATTTTTTGACCAGACCGGAACAGAAATAGGAACGTACGGCGCTGATTTATTGAACGTTCATGATGTAGATGTGTCTGGCTTGCATCCTCAATTATCCAACGTCAACTTAGTAGTTGCATGTGATGTCGATAATCCGCTTTGCGGGCCAAACGGGGCAAGCGCTGTCTATGGTCCACAGAAAGGAGCGACGACAGAACAAATCGAGGCTTTAGATGAAGCCCTGCACCGATACGCTACCTTATTGGAAGATGCACTCGGCGTACAAGCGCAACATTTACCTGGAGCGGGTGCAGCGGGAGGTCTTGGGTTTGCCTTAATGATGTTAGGGGCGAACATGCAATCAGGAGCTCAACTTGTCGGAGAACATATTGGTTTAGAACAAGCCATTCAAACCGCCGACCTTGTCATAACAGGTGAAGGAAAAAGCGACAAGCAAACATTTTACGGAAAAGCACCAGGGTACGTGGCGATGCTGGCGCAAACATATAAAGTTCCAACCATATTAATTTCGGGAAGTCTAGATGATTCGATTACCGATTTACATTCCTTATTTGCGGGATGTTTTTCGATTGTAAAGAAACCGATGAGTTTAGTCGAATGTATCGTTAATGCAGACAACTTACTGTATGAACAAACAATCAATGTCATGCATTTTTGGAAATCGATGATAAATAGATGA